A genomic region of Leptospira bourretii contains the following coding sequences:
- the hrpB gene encoding ATP-dependent helicase HrpB has product MSPPLDPFPVLAALQSIVDSIQKNPVTILDAPPGTGKTTVLPTELLKAGLSFGKKICILEPRRIASKNAAKRISQSLNESLGETVGYRVRFDTKVGKNTKIEFVTDGILTKILLADPELKEYGLIVFDEFHERRMDSDLCFALARRTQEVFRNDLKILVMSATLEGQNFESIGIQTKPIHVSANPHPLEIFHMGDSQKKINERLLDLIPKAVEQTEGDILVFLSGKKEIQILRNQLESLTVIKSNTVVYGLYGDMDLSDQEKIFLPSLSGKKKIILSTNIAESSVTIPGVRIVFDTGYHKHVIFDSESGVSHLVKDRISLSSAKQRAGRAAREGKGLVYRLWSKDEENSFLDRTKPEILEGDIDRLVLEIKSWGEEIHQLPFLDSPIKGSVARSTNRLKLLGCLDTNTNLTNLGKECLRYPLPIRLGKILAILPKEKENIIADIVSLVGKENTGTDAKTFPEENHPSQFPFELRIIFDQILRIYREKTDFSTILSGKNRLFYLASGFPDRIAKAKTQGGKEFKLSNGKLGILNTSSIQIPECILVLDTFSFGQDLYITNYLPLDLNLIEDCFKEQIQTKVVSEKRTNQRGESFLLVKEERSLGGLILDSKESKESNETILSLALEEYITKTNWEEDWIKDSELKHFYHRVRFLVSFGVLDLNVDPMHLKQTAKEWLFPFINFDSGKLSLDKLPFLEAFKAYVGYERLNLIDSEAPVSIQVPSGSRIHLNYDGIEPELHVKLQELFGLKSLPKLANGKVNILIHLLSPARRPVQITKDLESFWNHGYHEVKKELKGRYPKHPWPEKPWEAVPTKHLNHTKRS; this is encoded by the coding sequence GTGTCACCTCCTTTGGATCCATTTCCTGTACTCGCCGCCTTACAATCTATTGTTGATTCGATCCAAAAAAATCCAGTTACCATTTTGGACGCCCCACCTGGGACAGGAAAAACAACAGTCCTGCCGACGGAACTTCTAAAAGCAGGCCTTTCCTTTGGGAAAAAAATTTGTATTTTAGAACCGAGGCGTATCGCTTCAAAAAATGCTGCCAAAAGGATTAGCCAAAGTCTAAACGAATCATTGGGAGAAACTGTTGGGTACCGAGTTCGGTTTGATACAAAGGTCGGAAAAAATACAAAGATTGAATTTGTAACCGATGGGATCTTAACCAAAATTTTACTCGCAGATCCAGAACTAAAAGAATATGGACTGATTGTTTTTGATGAATTTCACGAAAGACGAATGGACTCTGATTTATGTTTTGCATTGGCCCGTAGAACCCAAGAAGTCTTTCGGAACGATTTAAAAATACTTGTTATGTCTGCAACACTCGAAGGTCAAAATTTCGAATCGATCGGGATCCAAACAAAACCCATCCATGTCAGTGCCAACCCTCATCCTTTAGAAATTTTCCATATGGGTGATTCTCAAAAAAAAATAAATGAAAGATTATTGGATTTAATCCCCAAAGCCGTAGAACAAACAGAAGGTGATATCCTTGTATTTTTGTCAGGGAAAAAGGAAATACAAATCTTAAGAAACCAACTGGAATCTTTAACTGTGATCAAATCCAACACAGTGGTTTACGGGTTATATGGGGATATGGATTTATCCGACCAAGAAAAAATCTTCCTACCCTCGCTTTCCGGGAAAAAGAAAATCATCCTTTCCACAAATATCGCGGAGTCTTCTGTGACCATCCCCGGTGTTAGGATTGTTTTTGATACAGGATACCACAAACACGTTATTTTTGATTCTGAATCTGGAGTTTCTCACTTAGTCAAAGATCGAATCAGTTTGAGTAGCGCCAAACAACGTGCAGGGCGAGCTGCAAGAGAAGGAAAAGGTTTAGTGTACCGTCTTTGGTCCAAAGATGAGGAAAATTCTTTTTTAGACAGAACCAAACCGGAAATTCTGGAAGGAGATATTGATCGTTTGGTTTTAGAAATTAAATCTTGGGGAGAAGAAATCCATCAATTGCCTTTTTTGGACTCACCAATCAAAGGATCGGTGGCCCGAAGTACAAACCGGTTGAAGCTCCTTGGTTGTTTGGATACAAATACAAACTTAACAAACTTAGGGAAAGAATGCCTACGATACCCACTCCCCATTCGGTTGGGAAAAATTTTGGCAATCCTACCCAAAGAAAAAGAAAATATCATTGCCGATATTGTTTCGTTAGTTGGGAAAGAAAACACAGGGACTGATGCAAAAACCTTTCCGGAGGAGAATCATCCCTCTCAATTCCCTTTTGAATTACGTATCATTTTTGATCAAATTTTGCGTATTTACAGGGAAAAAACCGATTTTTCTACCATTCTCTCAGGGAAAAATCGACTTTTTTATTTGGCATCTGGATTCCCAGATCGGATTGCAAAAGCCAAAACCCAAGGGGGAAAAGAGTTTAAACTTTCAAATGGGAAATTAGGAATTCTGAATACATCCTCCATTCAAATTCCTGAATGTATTTTAGTTTTGGATACATTCTCCTTCGGCCAAGACCTATACATTACAAACTATTTGCCTTTGGACTTAAATTTAATTGAAGATTGTTTTAAAGAACAAATTCAAACAAAAGTTGTTTCCGAAAAACGAACCAACCAAAGAGGGGAATCCTTTCTTTTGGTAAAAGAAGAAAGAAGTCTCGGTGGTCTGATTTTGGATTCAAAAGAATCCAAAGAGTCAAACGAGACCATTCTAAGTTTAGCTTTGGAAGAATACATCACAAAGACCAACTGGGAAGAAGATTGGATAAAAGATTCTGAATTAAAACATTTTTATCACCGCGTCCGGTTTTTAGTCAGCTTTGGAGTTTTGGATCTCAATGTGGATCCGATGCATCTAAAACAAACAGCAAAGGAATGGCTTTTCCCCTTTATCAATTTTGATTCAGGGAAATTGTCCTTAGACAAACTCCCATTTTTGGAAGCATTCAAAGCCTATGTTGGTTATGAAAGATTGAATTTGATTGATTCTGAGGCGCCAGTATCCATCCAAGTTCCTTCCGGCTCTCGTATCCATTTGAATTATGATGGAATCGAACCAGAACTTCATGTCAAATTACAAGAGTTATTCGGTTTAAAATCATTGCCGAAACTTGCCAATGGGAAAGTAAATATTTTGATCCACTTACTTTCTCCTGCACGTCGTCCTGTACAAATTACCAAAGATTTAGAAAGTTTCTGGAACCATGGGTACCATGAAGTTAAAAAAGAATTAAAAGGTAGATATCCGAAACACCCTTGGCCTGAAAAACCTTGGGAAGCGGTCCCAACAAAACACTTAAATCACACCAAACGTTCGTAA
- a CDS encoding methylated-DNA--[protein]-cysteine S-methyltransferase encodes MDSNHKHYEIIKNSIEYLLEHFEEQPNLDVLAERVSLSPFHFQKVFRAWAGVSPKEFLQFVTISHAKQLLKESNILDTTYSLGLSSTGRLHDLFVKLEAMTPGEFKRGGEGMVLQYEVFPSAFGEILLVSSERGIQSLQFIESLDQGIQETKKEFPNAIWKEGGSNEHQKLKDYFQNFVFPESPVPLYLYGTEFQFKVWKSLLKIPMGSLCTYGDIAESIGQPSAQRAVGTAIGKNPIAYLIPCHRVIQTSGLFGGYRWDPNRKRMIIAWEQSKKMSPNNDLLNSGNIAE; translated from the coding sequence GTGGATTCCAATCACAAACACTATGAAATCATAAAAAACTCCATCGAATATCTTTTGGAGCATTTTGAAGAGCAACCCAATTTGGATGTTTTAGCAGAAAGGGTATCCTTAAGTCCTTTCCATTTTCAAAAAGTTTTCCGCGCTTGGGCTGGTGTATCCCCAAAAGAATTTTTACAATTTGTTACGATCTCTCACGCCAAACAATTGCTAAAGGAATCAAACATTTTGGATACAACTTATTCTCTCGGACTCTCTAGCACAGGACGATTGCATGATTTATTTGTAAAATTAGAAGCAATGACTCCTGGCGAATTCAAACGAGGAGGGGAGGGGATGGTTTTGCAATACGAAGTATTTCCTTCCGCTTTTGGAGAGATTCTTTTGGTGTCTTCTGAACGAGGAATCCAATCTCTTCAATTCATTGAATCTTTGGACCAAGGCATCCAGGAAACAAAAAAAGAATTTCCCAATGCGATTTGGAAAGAGGGAGGATCAAACGAACACCAAAAATTAAAAGACTACTTTCAAAATTTTGTATTCCCTGAATCTCCCGTCCCTCTCTATTTATACGGAACAGAATTTCAATTTAAAGTGTGGAAATCTTTATTAAAAATACCAATGGGAAGCCTTTGTACGTATGGAGATATTGCCGAATCCATAGGGCAACCCTCTGCACAGAGGGCCGTGGGAACAGCAATTGGCAAAAATCCCATTGCTTATCTCATTCCTTGTCACCGTGTGATCCAAACATCCGGTTTATTTGGTGGGTACAGGTGGGATCCAAATCGGAAACGAATGATCATTGCTTGGGAACAATCTAAAAAGATGTCACCAAACAATGATTTATTGAATTCGGGAAATATTGCCGAATAA